One Chanodichthys erythropterus isolate Z2021 chromosome 22, ASM2448905v1, whole genome shotgun sequence DNA window includes the following coding sequences:
- the havcr2 gene encoding hepatitis A virus cellular receptor 1 homolog, which yields MIVFLFVISSIHVATCSGSSKLVVGRVGETVILPCKYDISANGLLSICWGRHQSAFSCENTVISSDGLQVNYRESPRFSLASGLDRGDVSLTIRAAQNRDAGMYVCRIEIPGLFNDISYNVYLFISNGLDPNRVIAETQLVPTTVKQEKQVYYVSDPTTLITEFYVISETKTADVTDIYIDEPSAVVHTEETMETFVLNTVKVGAIVFIPGLIIALLFRLRRSRKRTTSRGS from the exons ATGATTGTTTTTCTATTTGTTATCTCAAGTATACATGTAGCAA CCTGCAGCGGATCATCAAAACTGGTGGTTGGACGGGTTGGGGAAACAGTTATTCTTCCATGTAAATACGACATCAGCGCCAATGGCCTATTGAGCATTTGTTGGGGGCGACATCAGTCAGCGTTCAGCTGTGAGAACACTGTTATCTCCTCCGATGGCTTGCAAGTGAACTACAGAGAGTCCCCTAGATTCAGCTTGGCCAGTGGACTCGACCGAGGGGATGTTTCACTTACCATAAGGGCTGCTCAAAACAGGGATGCTGGGATGTACGTGTGCCGTATCGAGATCCCTGGACTTTTCAATGACATTAGTTACAATGTTTATCTGTTCATCAGCAATG GACTGGATCCAAACAGAGTCATCGCAGAAACCCAACTAGTCCCTACAACAGTAAAGCAGGAAAAGCAAG TCTACTATGTATCAGACCCAACCACACTCATTACTGAGTTTTATGTCATATCAGAAACGAAAACTGCAG ATGTTACTGATATCTACATAGATGAACCCAGTGCAGTGGTCCATACTGAG GAAACAATGGAAACATTTGTCTTAAACACTGTAAAAGTGGGGGCCATTGTCTTCATCCCAGGTTTAATCATCGCACTTCTGTTCA GACTGCGGCGCTCAAGAAAACGCACCACCAGCAGGGGAAGTTAA
- the havcr1 gene encoding hepatitis A virus cellular receptor 1 isoform X2, whose amino-acid sequence MTDLHSWFFTAWILCFLTICKCSEVIVQSFEGESVTLPCKYDSKYHGKCEICWVRGDIPKMGCGDEIIGTNGDKVVRRKSRKYQMVGEIQHGDVSLTILNIGKTDSGKYGCRIHVPGLFNDEMYYVHLIVEDALIPTTWETTSLSSSTSETTGVFTTAMTEAPGPTTPEPLVTSSSGLITPESQTTETSGETNKIQENSSFVSSSNAPESSTVGLRTSNITYETRVEDPELSPVENKESVNASAVIVPVIFLLLALIVIVGILIWKQKKKTRAALDIAQNSVNSVIYSNSGSTVGLYNREMAVENVYQIQTENDYEQWH is encoded by the exons ATGACTGATCTTCACAGCTGGTTCTTTACAGCCTGGATTCTTTGTTTTCTGACAA tttgTAAATGCAGTGAAGTCATCGTACAGAGTTTCGAAGGTGAAAGTGTCACTTTGCCATGCAAATATGACAGCAAATACCATGGAAAATGTGAAATATGCTGGGTGAGAGGAGACATTCCCAAAATGGGTTGTGGTGATGAAATTATTGGAACTAATGGAGATAAAGTGGTGAGGAGAAAATCAAGAAAGTACCAGATGGTGGGAGAAATACAGCATGGCGACGTGTCTCTGACAATCCTTAACATTGGAAAAACAGACTCTGGCAAATATGGATGCCGTATACATGTTCCCGGGCTGTTTAATGATGAGATGTATTACGTTCACTTGATTGTTGAAGATG CACTTATTCCAACAACATGGGAAACTACATCCCTGTCGAGCAGCACATCTGAAACCACAGGAGTATTCACCACTGCCATGACAGAGG CACCTGGTCCAACCACACCAGAGCCTTTGGTAACCAGTAGTTCTGGGCTTATAACCCCTGAATCACAGACTACTGAAACATCAGGAG aaaCGAACAAAATACAAGAGAATTCTTCATTCGTCAGTTCTTCAAATGCTCCCGAGAGCAGCACTGTTGGACTGCGGACGTCTAATATAACATACG AAACCAGAGTTGAGGATCCTGAATTGTCCCCTGTGGAAAACAAAGAGAGT GTAAATGCATCTGCAGTTATTGTGCCCGTTATCTTCTTACTGCTGGCTTTGATAGTCATTGTTGGCATTCTGATAT GGAAGCAAAAGAAGAAAACAAGAGCTGCATTAGACAT AGCCCAGAACTCAGTCAACTCGGTCATCTACAGTAACTCTGGCAGCACTGTGGGCCTGTACAACAGAGAGATGGCTGTGGAAAATGTCTATCAAATACAGACTGAAAATGATTATGAACAGTGGCATTAA
- the havcr1 gene encoding hepatitis A virus cellular receptor 1 isoform X5, whose amino-acid sequence MTDLHSWFFTAWILCFLTICKCSEVIVQSFEGESVTLPCKYDSKYHGKCEICWVRGDIPKMGCGDEIIGTNGDKVVRRKSRKYQMVGEIQHGDVSLTILNIGKTDSGKYGCRIHVPGLFNDEMYYVHLIVEDALIPTTWETTSLSSSTSETTGVFTTAMTEETNKIQENSSFVSSSNAPESSTVGLRTSNITYETRVEDPELSPVENKESVNASAVIVPVIFLLLALIVIVGILIWKQKKKTRAALDIAQNSVNSVIYSNSGSTVGLYNREMAVENVYQIQTENDYEQWH is encoded by the exons ATGACTGATCTTCACAGCTGGTTCTTTACAGCCTGGATTCTTTGTTTTCTGACAA tttgTAAATGCAGTGAAGTCATCGTACAGAGTTTCGAAGGTGAAAGTGTCACTTTGCCATGCAAATATGACAGCAAATACCATGGAAAATGTGAAATATGCTGGGTGAGAGGAGACATTCCCAAAATGGGTTGTGGTGATGAAATTATTGGAACTAATGGAGATAAAGTGGTGAGGAGAAAATCAAGAAAGTACCAGATGGTGGGAGAAATACAGCATGGCGACGTGTCTCTGACAATCCTTAACATTGGAAAAACAGACTCTGGCAAATATGGATGCCGTATACATGTTCCCGGGCTGTTTAATGATGAGATGTATTACGTTCACTTGATTGTTGAAGATG CACTTATTCCAACAACATGGGAAACTACATCCCTGTCGAGCAGCACATCTGAAACCACAGGAGTATTCACCACTGCCATGACAGAGG aaaCGAACAAAATACAAGAGAATTCTTCATTCGTCAGTTCTTCAAATGCTCCCGAGAGCAGCACTGTTGGACTGCGGACGTCTAATATAACATACG AAACCAGAGTTGAGGATCCTGAATTGTCCCCTGTGGAAAACAAAGAGAGT GTAAATGCATCTGCAGTTATTGTGCCCGTTATCTTCTTACTGCTGGCTTTGATAGTCATTGTTGGCATTCTGATAT GGAAGCAAAAGAAGAAAACAAGAGCTGCATTAGACAT AGCCCAGAACTCAGTCAACTCGGTCATCTACAGTAACTCTGGCAGCACTGTGGGCCTGTACAACAGAGAGATGGCTGTGGAAAATGTCTATCAAATACAGACTGAAAATGATTATGAACAGTGGCATTAA
- the havcr1 gene encoding hepatitis A virus cellular receptor 1 isoform X7: MTDLHSWFFTAWILCFLTICKCSEVIVQSFEGESVTLPCKYDSKYHGKCEICWVRGDIPKMGCGDEIIGTNGDKVVRRKSRKYQMVGEIQHGDVSLTILNIGKTDSGKYGCRIHVPGLFNDEMYYVHLIVEDETNKIQENSSFVSSSNAPESSTVGLRTSNITYETRVEDPELSPVENKESVNASAVIVPVIFLLLALIVIVGILIWKQKKKTRAALDIAQNSVNSVIYSNSGSTVGLYNREMAVENVYQIQTENDYEQWH; this comes from the exons ATGACTGATCTTCACAGCTGGTTCTTTACAGCCTGGATTCTTTGTTTTCTGACAA tttgTAAATGCAGTGAAGTCATCGTACAGAGTTTCGAAGGTGAAAGTGTCACTTTGCCATGCAAATATGACAGCAAATACCATGGAAAATGTGAAATATGCTGGGTGAGAGGAGACATTCCCAAAATGGGTTGTGGTGATGAAATTATTGGAACTAATGGAGATAAAGTGGTGAGGAGAAAATCAAGAAAGTACCAGATGGTGGGAGAAATACAGCATGGCGACGTGTCTCTGACAATCCTTAACATTGGAAAAACAGACTCTGGCAAATATGGATGCCGTATACATGTTCCCGGGCTGTTTAATGATGAGATGTATTACGTTCACTTGATTGTTGAAGATG aaaCGAACAAAATACAAGAGAATTCTTCATTCGTCAGTTCTTCAAATGCTCCCGAGAGCAGCACTGTTGGACTGCGGACGTCTAATATAACATACG AAACCAGAGTTGAGGATCCTGAATTGTCCCCTGTGGAAAACAAAGAGAGT GTAAATGCATCTGCAGTTATTGTGCCCGTTATCTTCTTACTGCTGGCTTTGATAGTCATTGTTGGCATTCTGATAT GGAAGCAAAAGAAGAAAACAAGAGCTGCATTAGACAT AGCCCAGAACTCAGTCAACTCGGTCATCTACAGTAACTCTGGCAGCACTGTGGGCCTGTACAACAGAGAGATGGCTGTGGAAAATGTCTATCAAATACAGACTGAAAATGATTATGAACAGTGGCATTAA
- the havcr1 gene encoding hepatitis A virus cellular receptor 1 isoform X1: MTDLHSWFFTAWILCFLTICKCSEVIVQSFEGESVTLPCKYDSKYHGKCEICWVRGDIPKMGCGDEIIGTNGDKVVRRKSRKYQMVGEIQHGDVSLTILNIGKTDSGKYGCRIHVPGLFNDEMYYVHLIVEDALIPTTWETTSLSSSTSETTGVFTTAMTEAPGPTTPEPLVTSSSGLITPESQTTETSGETNKIQENSSFVSSSNAPESSTVGLRTSNITYAETRVEDPELSPVENKESVNASAVIVPVIFLLLALIVIVGILIWKQKKKTRAALDIAQNSVNSVIYSNSGSTVGLYNREMAVENVYQIQTENDYEQWH, from the exons ATGACTGATCTTCACAGCTGGTTCTTTACAGCCTGGATTCTTTGTTTTCTGACAA tttgTAAATGCAGTGAAGTCATCGTACAGAGTTTCGAAGGTGAAAGTGTCACTTTGCCATGCAAATATGACAGCAAATACCATGGAAAATGTGAAATATGCTGGGTGAGAGGAGACATTCCCAAAATGGGTTGTGGTGATGAAATTATTGGAACTAATGGAGATAAAGTGGTGAGGAGAAAATCAAGAAAGTACCAGATGGTGGGAGAAATACAGCATGGCGACGTGTCTCTGACAATCCTTAACATTGGAAAAACAGACTCTGGCAAATATGGATGCCGTATACATGTTCCCGGGCTGTTTAATGATGAGATGTATTACGTTCACTTGATTGTTGAAGATG CACTTATTCCAACAACATGGGAAACTACATCCCTGTCGAGCAGCACATCTGAAACCACAGGAGTATTCACCACTGCCATGACAGAGG CACCTGGTCCAACCACACCAGAGCCTTTGGTAACCAGTAGTTCTGGGCTTATAACCCCTGAATCACAGACTACTGAAACATCAGGAG aaaCGAACAAAATACAAGAGAATTCTTCATTCGTCAGTTCTTCAAATGCTCCCGAGAGCAGCACTGTTGGACTGCGGACGTCTAATATAACATACG CAGAAACCAGAGTTGAGGATCCTGAATTGTCCCCTGTGGAAAACAAAGAGAGT GTAAATGCATCTGCAGTTATTGTGCCCGTTATCTTCTTACTGCTGGCTTTGATAGTCATTGTTGGCATTCTGATAT GGAAGCAAAAGAAGAAAACAAGAGCTGCATTAGACAT AGCCCAGAACTCAGTCAACTCGGTCATCTACAGTAACTCTGGCAGCACTGTGGGCCTGTACAACAGAGAGATGGCTGTGGAAAATGTCTATCAAATACAGACTGAAAATGATTATGAACAGTGGCATTAA
- the havcr1 gene encoding hepatitis A virus cellular receptor 1 isoform X6 gives MTDLHSWFFTAWILCFLTICKCSEVIVQSFEGESVTLPCKYDSKYHGKCEICWVRGDIPKMGCGDEIIGTNGDKVVRRKSRKYQMVGEIQHGDVSLTILNIGKTDSGKYGCRIHVPGLFNDEMYYVHLIVEDETNKIQENSSFVSSSNAPESSTVGLRTSNITYAETRVEDPELSPVENKESVNASAVIVPVIFLLLALIVIVGILIWKQKKKTRAALDIAQNSVNSVIYSNSGSTVGLYNREMAVENVYQIQTENDYEQWH, from the exons ATGACTGATCTTCACAGCTGGTTCTTTACAGCCTGGATTCTTTGTTTTCTGACAA tttgTAAATGCAGTGAAGTCATCGTACAGAGTTTCGAAGGTGAAAGTGTCACTTTGCCATGCAAATATGACAGCAAATACCATGGAAAATGTGAAATATGCTGGGTGAGAGGAGACATTCCCAAAATGGGTTGTGGTGATGAAATTATTGGAACTAATGGAGATAAAGTGGTGAGGAGAAAATCAAGAAAGTACCAGATGGTGGGAGAAATACAGCATGGCGACGTGTCTCTGACAATCCTTAACATTGGAAAAACAGACTCTGGCAAATATGGATGCCGTATACATGTTCCCGGGCTGTTTAATGATGAGATGTATTACGTTCACTTGATTGTTGAAGATG aaaCGAACAAAATACAAGAGAATTCTTCATTCGTCAGTTCTTCAAATGCTCCCGAGAGCAGCACTGTTGGACTGCGGACGTCTAATATAACATACG CAGAAACCAGAGTTGAGGATCCTGAATTGTCCCCTGTGGAAAACAAAGAGAGT GTAAATGCATCTGCAGTTATTGTGCCCGTTATCTTCTTACTGCTGGCTTTGATAGTCATTGTTGGCATTCTGATAT GGAAGCAAAAGAAGAAAACAAGAGCTGCATTAGACAT AGCCCAGAACTCAGTCAACTCGGTCATCTACAGTAACTCTGGCAGCACTGTGGGCCTGTACAACAGAGAGATGGCTGTGGAAAATGTCTATCAAATACAGACTGAAAATGATTATGAACAGTGGCATTAA
- the havcr1 gene encoding hepatitis A virus cellular receptor 1 isoform X3, translated as MTDLHSWFFTAWILCFLTICKCSEVIVQSFEGESVTLPCKYDSKYHGKCEICWVRGDIPKMGCGDEIIGTNGDKVVRRKSRKYQMVGEIQHGDVSLTILNIGKTDSGKYGCRIHVPGLFNDEMYYVHLIVEDALIPTTWETTSLSSSTSETTGVFTTAMTEETNKIQENSSFVSSSNAPESSTVGLRTSNITYAETRVEDPELSPVENKESVNASAVIVPVIFLLLALIVIVGILIWKQKKKTRAALDIAQNSVNSVIYSNSGSTVGLYNREMAVENVYQIQTENDYEQWH; from the exons ATGACTGATCTTCACAGCTGGTTCTTTACAGCCTGGATTCTTTGTTTTCTGACAA tttgTAAATGCAGTGAAGTCATCGTACAGAGTTTCGAAGGTGAAAGTGTCACTTTGCCATGCAAATATGACAGCAAATACCATGGAAAATGTGAAATATGCTGGGTGAGAGGAGACATTCCCAAAATGGGTTGTGGTGATGAAATTATTGGAACTAATGGAGATAAAGTGGTGAGGAGAAAATCAAGAAAGTACCAGATGGTGGGAGAAATACAGCATGGCGACGTGTCTCTGACAATCCTTAACATTGGAAAAACAGACTCTGGCAAATATGGATGCCGTATACATGTTCCCGGGCTGTTTAATGATGAGATGTATTACGTTCACTTGATTGTTGAAGATG CACTTATTCCAACAACATGGGAAACTACATCCCTGTCGAGCAGCACATCTGAAACCACAGGAGTATTCACCACTGCCATGACAGAGG aaaCGAACAAAATACAAGAGAATTCTTCATTCGTCAGTTCTTCAAATGCTCCCGAGAGCAGCACTGTTGGACTGCGGACGTCTAATATAACATACG CAGAAACCAGAGTTGAGGATCCTGAATTGTCCCCTGTGGAAAACAAAGAGAGT GTAAATGCATCTGCAGTTATTGTGCCCGTTATCTTCTTACTGCTGGCTTTGATAGTCATTGTTGGCATTCTGATAT GGAAGCAAAAGAAGAAAACAAGAGCTGCATTAGACAT AGCCCAGAACTCAGTCAACTCGGTCATCTACAGTAACTCTGGCAGCACTGTGGGCCTGTACAACAGAGAGATGGCTGTGGAAAATGTCTATCAAATACAGACTGAAAATGATTATGAACAGTGGCATTAA
- the havcr1 gene encoding hepatitis A virus cellular receptor 1 isoform X4, whose protein sequence is MTDLHSWFFTAWILCFLTICKCSEVIVQSFEGESVTLPCKYDSKYHGKCEICWVRGDIPKMGCGDEIIGTNGDKVVRRKSRKYQMVGEIQHGDVSLTILNIGKTDSGKYGCRIHVPGLFNDEMYYVHLIVEDAPGPTTPEPLVTSSSGLITPESQTTETSGETNKIQENSSFVSSSNAPESSTVGLRTSNITYAETRVEDPELSPVENKESVNASAVIVPVIFLLLALIVIVGILIWKQKKKTRAALDIAQNSVNSVIYSNSGSTVGLYNREMAVENVYQIQTENDYEQWH, encoded by the exons ATGACTGATCTTCACAGCTGGTTCTTTACAGCCTGGATTCTTTGTTTTCTGACAA tttgTAAATGCAGTGAAGTCATCGTACAGAGTTTCGAAGGTGAAAGTGTCACTTTGCCATGCAAATATGACAGCAAATACCATGGAAAATGTGAAATATGCTGGGTGAGAGGAGACATTCCCAAAATGGGTTGTGGTGATGAAATTATTGGAACTAATGGAGATAAAGTGGTGAGGAGAAAATCAAGAAAGTACCAGATGGTGGGAGAAATACAGCATGGCGACGTGTCTCTGACAATCCTTAACATTGGAAAAACAGACTCTGGCAAATATGGATGCCGTATACATGTTCCCGGGCTGTTTAATGATGAGATGTATTACGTTCACTTGATTGTTGAAGATG CACCTGGTCCAACCACACCAGAGCCTTTGGTAACCAGTAGTTCTGGGCTTATAACCCCTGAATCACAGACTACTGAAACATCAGGAG aaaCGAACAAAATACAAGAGAATTCTTCATTCGTCAGTTCTTCAAATGCTCCCGAGAGCAGCACTGTTGGACTGCGGACGTCTAATATAACATACG CAGAAACCAGAGTTGAGGATCCTGAATTGTCCCCTGTGGAAAACAAAGAGAGT GTAAATGCATCTGCAGTTATTGTGCCCGTTATCTTCTTACTGCTGGCTTTGATAGTCATTGTTGGCATTCTGATAT GGAAGCAAAAGAAGAAAACAAGAGCTGCATTAGACAT AGCCCAGAACTCAGTCAACTCGGTCATCTACAGTAACTCTGGCAGCACTGTGGGCCTGTACAACAGAGAGATGGCTGTGGAAAATGTCTATCAAATACAGACTGAAAATGATTATGAACAGTGGCATTAA
- the timd4 gene encoding T-cell immunoglobulin and mucin domain-containing protein 4, with the protein MDMACAVCRPTDSFMKPVYRHIRDPDKTPSHKSPILCSTTPPPDEDCRWVSGPVLLGDVTGTELENTATLSHVLLCITLVPPSTKAVSPEHHTGMAAPPRLSVLRWILLLTISADRCSVLAFHVTEGSTVILSCHYSVKHHGLSHVCWGRDCGTFWCNDIIVQTDEYGVISKVSDRYRLIGDVLSGQMDLGIQRIQKSDSGPYCCRVDIEGFFNDKKVSYTLRVMKAPTTVPPTTTTPITTEPQETQTVSSQPDQSRGADSSFSDISWQNVTHVHSGAMMEEPISRITLQINIPVLSLSLSLLLLLLGALALFTVKRGLYGKAFDSGCFSKEPRHIIYEIRTRRPVEENIYTLE; encoded by the exons ATGGACATGGCGTGTGCTGTGTGCAGGCCCACCGACTCATTCATGAAGCCTGTTTACAGGCACATAAGAGATCCAGATAAAACTCCATCACACAAGAGCCCTATTCTTTGCTCCACGACTCCACCTCCAGATGAGGACTGCAGATGGGTCAGTGGCCCTGTCCTTCTTGGAGATGTCACAGGCACAGAGCTTGAGAACACAGCCACTCTTTCACATGTCCTCCTCTGCATAACCCTGGTGCCGCCCAGCACAAAAGCAGTGTCGCCTGAACATCACACTGGAATGGCTGCTCCTCCCCGGTTATCAGTCCTCCGCTGGATCCTCCTCCTCACCATTTCAG CTGACAGGTGCTCCGTGTTGGCGTTTCACGTGACGGAGGGCAGCACAGTGATTTTGTCATGTCATTACTCAGTGAAGCACCATGGCCTCAGCCACGTCTGCTGGGGACGGGATTGTGGAACGTTCTGGTGCAACGACATCATCGTACAAACAGATGAGTACGGCGTCATCTCCAAAGTCTCCGACAGGTACAGGCTCATTGGAGACGTTCTGTCAGGACAAATGGACCTCGGGATCCAAAGAATACAGAAGTCGGACAGTGGGCCGTATTGCTGTAGAGTGGACATAGAAGGATTTTTCAATGATAAGAAGGTGTCCTACACATTGAGGGTCATGAAAG CCCCAACGACTGTGCCTCCAACAACCACAACCCCGATTACTACAGAACCACAGGAAACGCAGACAG TGTCATCGCAGCCAGATCAGTCCAGAGGAGCAGATTCATCATTCTCTGACATTTCCTGGCAGAATGTCACGCATGTGCATTCTGGGGCTATG ATGGAAGAGCCGATCTCTAGGATCACACTACAGATAAACATCCCAGTGctgtctctgtctctcagtCTGCTACTGCTCCTCCTGGGCGCTCTGGCCCTTTTCACCGTCAAAC GTGGCCTTTATGGGAAGGCGTTTGACAGTGGGTG TTTCTCAAAGGAGCCCCGACACATTATTTATGAAATACGCACAAGAAGACCGGTGGAGGAGAACATCTACACCCTGGAATAG